The Nocardia arthritidis genome has a window encoding:
- a CDS encoding MarR family winged helix-turn-helix transcriptional regulator, which produces MTVHELPSVSATCGPISHMIARVAKAHIATAAGLLRGAGLTPGPELLLMELWDRDGQTQAGLGKALGLDASTITAKVKTLERDGLIVRTPAPDDRRAMIVSLTDRGRKLRPRVEHLWADLEAATTRGLSQRQRTEFLRMLRKVETNLLTPE; this is translated from the coding sequence ATGACTGTGCACGAGCTGCCGTCTGTGTCGGCGACGTGCGGTCCGATCAGTCATATGATCGCCCGGGTCGCGAAGGCGCACATCGCCACGGCCGCCGGGTTGCTGCGCGGGGCGGGCCTCACGCCTGGGCCGGAGCTGCTGCTGATGGAACTGTGGGACCGAGACGGCCAGACGCAGGCCGGACTCGGCAAGGCCCTCGGCCTCGACGCCTCCACCATCACGGCAAAGGTGAAAACGCTGGAGCGGGACGGCCTGATCGTCCGCACGCCGGCGCCGGACGACCGCAGGGCGATGATCGTGTCACTGACCGATCGAGGAAGAAAACTACGCCCGCGCGTGGAACACCTTTGGGCCGATCTGGAAGCCGCCACCACCCGCGGCCTGTCCCAGCGCCAGCGCACCGAGTTCCTACGGATGCTGCGGAAAGTCGAAACGAATCTGCTTACGCCGGAATGA
- a CDS encoding response regulator transcription factor produces the protein MRVVLAEDSMLLREGLIRLLDEAGATVVAAVGDGDALVDAVVEHKPDIAITDVRMPPSFTTEGLRAALEARRRVPGTAVVVLSQYVEASYATDLLAQAGLGGVGYLLKDRISKLEELSDALERVAAGGTALDPEVVAGLFAGRKRRPLDELTPREREVLEQMAQGRTNRAISRQLTITDGAVEKHVSSIFSKLNLPPSDDDHRRVLAVLAWLES, from the coding sequence GTGCGAGTGGTGTTGGCCGAGGATTCGATGTTGCTGCGGGAAGGCCTTATCCGATTGCTCGACGAGGCGGGTGCGACCGTCGTCGCCGCCGTCGGCGACGGGGACGCGCTCGTCGACGCGGTGGTCGAGCACAAGCCGGATATCGCGATCACCGATGTGCGGATGCCGCCGTCGTTCACCACCGAGGGACTGCGCGCCGCGCTGGAGGCTCGCCGCCGCGTCCCCGGCACCGCGGTGGTGGTGCTATCGCAGTACGTCGAGGCGTCCTACGCCACCGATCTCCTCGCCCAGGCAGGGCTCGGCGGCGTCGGATACCTGCTCAAGGACCGCATCTCCAAATTGGAAGAACTCTCCGACGCACTGGAACGAGTCGCCGCAGGTGGCACCGCACTCGACCCGGAAGTGGTCGCGGGCCTGTTCGCCGGCCGCAAACGCCGCCCCCTCGACGAACTGACCCCGCGCGAACGGGAGGTGCTGGAGCAGATGGCACAGGGCCGCACCAACCGCGCCATCAGCAGACAACTCACTATCACCGACGGCGCGGTGGAAAAGCATGTCTCATCGATCTTTTCGAAACTGAACCTGCCACCCTCCGACGACGACCACCGCCGCGTCCTCGCCGTACTCGCCTGGCTGGAATCCTGA
- a CDS encoding sensor histidine kinase yields the protein MIDIAQTRRDLVYLLPGLAIGLVTFVTLVTGVLLGLSLVVVWVGLPVLAVMLVLAKAYADLERLRLRAVTAGELPPTNYKQTTGIGPRRFAAVLTDPQRWRDVLHGILVMPLAVFTWSVTVIWTSGAIVGLTYPLYGWAVPRYPDSQNLPDMIGLHGFFWDALMNVVLGTFFLVTGPRVLRALTFLHTGFARKLLTNETAELRARAEQLTVSRSAAVQAEAQTLRRVERDLHDGPQQRLARLTMDLEAVRRRIDNDPDAARTLVDEAITQSHEALSELRAVSRGIAPPILLDRGLTAALAAAVGRCPVPATLDCELADGQRLPEAVENAAYFTVSEALTNIAKHSRATRATVQVTLDTTGLWLQITDDGIGGAHLGKGHGLAGLTDRLTGVDGRLDVHSPEGGPTVLTAQIPVAR from the coding sequence ATGATCGACATCGCTCAGACCCGGCGCGACCTGGTCTATCTGCTACCCGGCCTCGCCATCGGGCTGGTCACCTTCGTCACGCTGGTCACCGGCGTGCTGCTGGGTTTGTCGCTGGTGGTGGTGTGGGTCGGTCTCCCGGTGCTGGCCGTCATGCTGGTGCTGGCCAAGGCATATGCCGACCTGGAACGGCTCAGGCTGCGCGCGGTCACCGCCGGTGAGCTGCCGCCCACCAATTACAAGCAGACCACCGGCATCGGACCGCGCCGGTTCGCCGCCGTACTCACCGATCCGCAGCGCTGGCGCGATGTGCTGCACGGAATCCTGGTCATGCCGCTGGCCGTATTCACCTGGAGCGTCACGGTCATCTGGACCTCCGGTGCGATCGTCGGGCTGACCTACCCGCTGTACGGCTGGGCGGTGCCCCGATACCCGGACAGCCAGAACCTGCCCGACATGATCGGGCTGCACGGATTTTTCTGGGACGCACTGATGAACGTGGTGCTCGGCACATTCTTCCTGGTGACCGGGCCCCGGGTGCTGCGGGCGCTGACCTTCCTGCACACCGGTTTCGCCCGCAAACTGCTGACCAACGAAACGGCGGAATTGCGGGCCAGGGCCGAACAACTCACCGTCAGCCGCAGTGCGGCGGTGCAGGCCGAGGCGCAGACGCTGCGCCGGGTCGAACGCGACCTGCACGACGGCCCGCAGCAGCGCCTCGCCCGGTTGACCATGGATCTCGAGGCCGTCCGCCGCCGCATCGACAACGATCCGGATGCGGCGCGGACGCTGGTGGACGAGGCGATAACGCAGAGCCACGAGGCACTGTCGGAGTTGCGCGCGGTCTCCCGCGGTATCGCGCCGCCGATCCTGCTCGACCGCGGCCTCACCGCCGCGCTCGCCGCCGCCGTCGGCCGCTGCCCCGTCCCGGCGACGCTCGACTGCGAGCTGGCCGACGGACAGCGGCTGCCCGAGGCGGTGGAGAACGCGGCCTACTTCACCGTCAGCGAGGCATTGACCAATATCGCCAAGCACTCCCGCGCCACCCGGGCCACCGTCCAGGTCACGCTGGATACGACGGGTCTGTGGTTGCAGATCACCGATGACGGCATCGGCGGCGCGCACCTCGGCAAGGGCCACGGCCTCGCCGGGCTCACCGATCGGCTCACCGGCGTCGACGGGCGGCTCGACGTGCACAGCCCGGAGGGCGGGCCGACCGTGCTCACCGCGCAGATTCCGGTCGCCCGGTAA
- a CDS encoding TetR/AcrR family transcriptional regulator — MSEPTSKNGHTSESGRTAQRRRTRRAIVEATMSLLARGIEPSINDIADAAEVARRTVYLHFPTLDQLLLDATIGNLSTDTDTVIEQVDSDDPRARIRALVDALCANIGDTLPMGRRLVKLTVDTAPSTDDQPRRGYRRVRWIEWALEPLRKSLSPNEFENLVSSVALVIGWEAFIVLTDVRGMGPEAIGELCTRTAITLIDAADPTAHPTK, encoded by the coding sequence GTGTCCGAACCCACCTCGAAAAACGGCCATACCAGCGAATCCGGCCGGACCGCGCAGCGCCGTCGCACCCGCAGGGCGATCGTCGAGGCCACCATGTCATTGCTGGCCCGGGGCATCGAACCGTCGATCAACGACATCGCCGATGCGGCCGAAGTCGCCCGACGCACTGTCTATCTGCACTTCCCCACGCTGGATCAGCTACTGCTCGATGCCACTATCGGAAATCTGAGCACCGATACGGACACCGTCATCGAGCAGGTCGATTCCGATGACCCGCGAGCGCGTATCCGGGCCCTGGTCGACGCCCTGTGCGCGAATATCGGTGACACGCTGCCGATGGGTCGCCGCCTGGTGAAGTTGACGGTGGACACCGCCCCGTCCACCGACGACCAACCGCGGCGCGGTTATCGCCGTGTCCGCTGGATCGAGTGGGCGCTGGAACCGCTGCGAAAAAGCCTTTCCCCCAACGAATTCGAGAATCTGGTATCCAGTGTGGCGCTGGTGATCGGCTGGGAGGCGTTCATCGTTCTCACCGACGTCCGCGGTATGGGACCCGAAGCCATCGGCGAGCTGTGCACCCGCACCGCCATCACGCTCATCGACGCCGCCGACCCCACCGCGCACCCGACAAAATAG
- a CDS encoding helix-turn-helix domain-containing protein, whose product MSQSSVADLGSFLRARRSRLQPADVGLVSYGARRRVPGLRREELAQLAGVSVAYYTSLEQGQARNASAEVLDALALALRLDDDERAHLHDLAAAAPRRRPVAVTESVSPQLRQLLEAMDGVPAIVYGRHLDVLAWNGLGQALIGAGLPPDAAEPPNHIRMLFLDDRYRNLFVHWEAETRPAVAFLRLVAGRHPNDPRLAALVGELCVKSPEFARLWNDHDVRECTFGTKEFRHPEVGRFELSYQMLRLPDQPDQQLQLFSAAPGSEGQTALRLLGSIAATDRAQRSVSADAP is encoded by the coding sequence ATGAGTCAGTCCTCCGTCGCCGACCTCGGCAGTTTCCTTCGTGCGCGGCGGTCGCGTCTGCAACCCGCGGACGTCGGCCTGGTCTCCTACGGCGCGCGCAGGCGGGTGCCCGGATTGCGCCGGGAGGAATTGGCGCAGCTGGCTGGGGTGAGCGTGGCGTACTACACCAGCCTCGAGCAGGGGCAAGCTCGCAATGCGTCCGCCGAAGTGCTCGATGCGTTGGCGCTGGCGTTGCGCCTCGATGACGACGAACGTGCGCATCTGCACGATCTGGCGGCCGCCGCGCCGCGTCGTCGTCCGGTCGCGGTCACCGAGTCGGTGAGTCCGCAGCTGCGCCAACTGCTCGAGGCCATGGACGGGGTGCCCGCGATCGTGTACGGCCGCCACCTCGACGTGCTGGCGTGGAACGGACTCGGACAGGCGCTGATCGGCGCCGGCCTGCCGCCGGACGCGGCCGAGCCGCCCAACCACATTCGGATGCTCTTCCTCGATGACCGGTATCGAAACCTGTTCGTGCACTGGGAAGCCGAGACCCGTCCCGCCGTCGCATTTCTCCGGCTCGTAGCGGGCCGGCACCCGAACGACCCGCGGCTGGCTGCGCTGGTCGGCGAGCTGTGCGTGAAGAGTCCGGAATTCGCGCGACTGTGGAACGATCACGATGTTCGCGAATGTACGTTCGGGACAAAAGAATTCCGGCATCCGGAGGTGGGCCGCTTCGAATTGTCTTATCAGATGCTGCGTTTGCCGGATCAGCCTGATCAGCAACTGCAATTGTTCAGTGCGGCACCGGGTTCGGAGGGGCAGACCGCGCTGCGTTTGCTGGGCAGCATCGCTGCGACGGATCGGGCGCAGCGGAGCGTATCGGCGGACGCACCGTAA
- a CDS encoding JmjC domain-containing protein: MTGIPTGFGFHDWFAPLELAEFHRTVLGREPLATAARPDLAERIGNALEVRSADDLFGKRVRQVSAWFPRLDGAVSSAVIQAGTAKTFYEAGTTLFYQDVAEFAPFALEAAEAFGVSAKSAKCQIFCNRPGAVTAVHFDPIDVITVQLTGRKTWRVAPNAFAPAPLEAWSPKEPVPPIVRIYSDGTTPTAIPDEATEYVLEPGAVLHVPRGYWHETSSDQDSISVHILLIPPLRLDFLLASLRNELLREPYWRESVYDFDNSDWLPAALTAFADTVGRIDTHDLARPPLTDRPVTPDTTFVRAGQTSFTIDTIDDTAAQISVTAHGFRDTATATLRLDRALLPACQWIDRLRTTAAITVADLLTTAPHLSKSDAQQLLGLFEQTRLIRRTD; this comes from the coding sequence ATGACCGGCATTCCAACGGGATTCGGTTTTCACGACTGGTTCGCACCGCTCGAACTCGCGGAGTTCCACCGCACCGTCCTGGGCCGCGAACCCCTGGCCACCGCGGCTCGTCCGGATCTGGCCGAACGGATCGGCAACGCGCTCGAGGTTCGATCCGCCGACGATCTTTTCGGCAAGCGGGTCCGCCAGGTCTCGGCGTGGTTCCCGCGCCTCGACGGCGCGGTCAGTTCGGCCGTGATCCAAGCCGGTACGGCGAAGACGTTCTACGAAGCCGGAACGACGCTGTTCTACCAGGACGTGGCCGAGTTCGCGCCGTTCGCGCTGGAGGCTGCCGAGGCGTTCGGGGTATCGGCGAAATCGGCCAAATGCCAGATCTTCTGCAACCGGCCCGGCGCCGTCACCGCCGTACACTTCGACCCGATAGACGTGATCACCGTCCAGCTGACCGGCCGGAAGACCTGGCGCGTCGCACCCAACGCATTCGCACCCGCCCCACTGGAAGCGTGGTCGCCCAAAGAACCCGTGCCACCGATCGTGCGCATCTACAGCGACGGCACGACACCGACAGCGATCCCGGACGAGGCCACCGAATACGTCCTCGAACCCGGCGCGGTCCTGCACGTCCCACGCGGCTACTGGCACGAGACCAGCTCCGACCAGGACTCGATCTCCGTGCACATCCTCCTGATCCCACCGTTGCGCCTGGACTTCCTGCTGGCCTCGCTACGCAACGAACTACTGCGCGAACCATACTGGCGGGAGTCGGTATACGACTTCGACAACTCCGACTGGCTCCCGGCCGCATTGACGGCGTTCGCGGACACGGTCGGCCGGATCGACACTCACGACCTCGCCCGGCCTCCGCTCACCGACCGGCCGGTCACCCCCGACACCACCTTCGTGCGAGCAGGACAAACATCCTTCACCATCGACACGATCGACGACACCGCCGCCCAAATCTCTGTCACCGCACACGGATTCCGCGACACGGCCACGGCGACCCTTCGCCTCGATCGCGCCCTGCTGCCCGCATGTCAATGGATCGACCGACTCCGAACCACCGCCGCCATCACCGTCGCCGACCTACTCACAACCGCACCGCACCTCTCGAAATCCGACGCGCAACAGTTGCTCGGCCTGTTCGAGCAGACCCGGCTCATCCGTCGAACGGATTGA
- a CDS encoding helix-turn-helix transcriptional regulator codes for MGRLTRDLCAVATRAMGPAELGETFAGAVRSCVAFDGLRVVCTNPAAALGLGSFSCWHNYDRELLCDLVLDRYLGGDPCRPEDLDRQRVAVDVIGAESGFGLRSRQTARLLAKHGASGELRSLLRDRHGVWGFLGLLRAAGGRPFGQDDIERVARLGPALTAAIRAYVRGRPPAVAPPPPLPGVIIVGPDHRIQGISPEAHAWLEQLWMPGGSSSDWTAKPFATELSCRTKELAGVGITSTPLICASASGSGRWIAVHGRRMGADDTSDVAVVIEAARGELLLPSFCHWYELTGRERSVLERLCTGDPPRTIAKTLGVSAHTINDHLKALYRKTGTYGRDELLAILTT; via the coding sequence ATGGGTCGGTTGACCCGCGATCTCTGTGCGGTCGCGACGCGCGCGATGGGACCGGCCGAGCTGGGCGAGACATTCGCGGGCGCGGTGCGGTCGTGTGTGGCGTTCGACGGCCTCCGGGTGGTATGCACCAATCCGGCGGCCGCGCTGGGCCTGGGTTCGTTCAGCTGCTGGCACAACTATGATCGCGAGCTGCTGTGCGATCTTGTCCTCGATCGCTATCTGGGCGGCGATCCGTGCCGCCCCGAGGACCTCGACCGGCAGCGCGTTGCGGTCGATGTGATCGGTGCCGAGTCCGGATTCGGACTGCGGAGTCGGCAGACCGCGCGGCTGCTGGCGAAGCACGGTGCGAGCGGCGAATTGCGGTCGCTGTTGCGAGATCGCCACGGCGTATGGGGCTTTCTGGGGTTGCTGCGTGCCGCGGGCGGGCGGCCGTTCGGGCAGGACGATATCGAACGGGTCGCACGGCTGGGGCCTGCGCTCACCGCGGCGATCCGCGCCTACGTGCGCGGTCGCCCGCCCGCGGTCGCACCGCCACCCCCGCTGCCGGGCGTGATCATCGTCGGACCGGACCACCGCATTCAGGGAATCAGCCCGGAGGCGCACGCGTGGCTGGAACAGCTGTGGATGCCCGGCGGCAGTTCCTCCGATTGGACCGCAAAGCCGTTCGCCACCGAATTATCCTGCCGTACAAAGGAGTTGGCGGGCGTAGGCATCACCTCGACGCCGTTGATCTGCGCATCGGCCAGCGGTTCCGGACGGTGGATCGCCGTGCACGGCCGCCGTATGGGCGCCGACGACACCAGTGATGTCGCCGTCGTAATCGAGGCCGCTCGCGGCGAGCTGCTGTTGCCCTCGTTCTGCCACTGGTACGAACTCACCGGCCGGGAGCGATCCGTCCTCGAACGGCTCTGCACGGGCGACCCACCTCGAACGATCGCCAAAACCCTTGGCGTATCGGCACATACGATCAACGATCATCTGAAGGCGTTGTATCGCAAGACCGGAACGTACGGCCGTGACGAACTGCTCGCGATCCTCACCACCTGA
- a CDS encoding ATP-grasp domain-containing protein yields the protein MRPQWLIDLHEEFPGSALVAAALDDALIIQPRDAMTGRWPVVQDGRPIVGYGTMPTMRSLRRVPRLGEAVFDDYTMLRCSFYYRHMYDLLGRTAVFVPFSAVPGLPLRRMFDGGQVFVRSDTNYKLFPAGVHAITELEHWLETYDQYRDELVVVSEVVAFESEYRCFCRDGRFVCGSSYTVEPYLPVPDHVRGFAETAAARLIAHGCTMVTVDVGVGPDGALRLVELGGVNSWGIYGSDVTDFIAAMEAEALARADM from the coding sequence ATGCGACCGCAATGGCTCATTGATCTCCATGAGGAATTCCCCGGCTCCGCTCTCGTCGCGGCCGCGCTCGACGATGCCCTGATTATTCAACCGCGGGATGCGATGACGGGACGCTGGCCCGTCGTCCAAGACGGCCGCCCGATCGTCGGGTACGGGACTATGCCCACGATGAGAAGTCTCCGTCGCGTGCCGCGGCTCGGAGAAGCGGTGTTCGACGATTACACGATGCTGCGCTGCTCGTTCTACTACCGGCACATGTACGACCTCCTGGGACGCACCGCCGTCTTCGTGCCGTTCTCGGCGGTTCCCGGTCTACCGCTGCGGCGCATGTTCGACGGTGGCCAGGTCTTCGTCCGCAGCGATACGAACTACAAGCTGTTTCCCGCAGGCGTGCATGCCATTACGGAGCTGGAGCACTGGCTCGAGACTTACGACCAGTACCGAGACGAACTCGTCGTCGTGTCCGAGGTCGTGGCCTTCGAAAGCGAGTACCGCTGTTTCTGCCGCGACGGCCGCTTCGTCTGCGGAAGTTCCTATACGGTCGAGCCATATCTCCCCGTCCCCGATCACGTTCGCGGCTTCGCGGAAACCGCGGCGGCGCGTCTGATCGCTCACGGCTGCACCATGGTCACCGTCGATGTCGGCGTTGGCCCCGACGGTGCGCTTCGCCTCGTCGAGCTCGGCGGTGTGAACAGCTGGGGCATCTACGGATCCGACGTCACGGACTTTATCGCCGCGATGGAAGCCGAGGCTCTCGCTCGCGCGGACATGTAG
- a CDS encoding alkene reductase, producing MSQSDIAALFTPITVSAALELPNRLVMAPMTRSRAHGGLVDELTAEYYAQRAGAGLIVTEGIQPSVLGQGYMQTPGLHDVEQVAAWRKVTAAVHAAGGRIFAQLMHAGRVGHPVLYPNGELPLGPSPIASGGSLFTPDGMLEHPIPREMTRDDIGDAVREHVDAARNALDAGFDGVELHGANGYLIHQFLADGSNERADEYGGSITNRIRFAVEVVTAVAAAIGPERTGLRISPAVTLNGITESDSAELYPALMRALAPMDLAYVHVMEMGTRHLTRLVRAAWPGLLVVNPHPTDPSTPATPDLAAQALDSGIADMISLGTYWLANPDLPARIRADGPYNTADRTTFYGGDQHGYTDYPTLADTGTR from the coding sequence GTGTCCCAGTCCGATATCGCCGCGCTGTTTACCCCAATCACCGTCAGTGCTGCTCTGGAGCTGCCGAACCGCCTGGTGATGGCGCCGATGACACGCAGTCGCGCCCACGGCGGCCTGGTCGATGAGCTGACCGCCGAGTACTACGCGCAGCGCGCCGGGGCCGGTCTGATAGTCACCGAAGGGATCCAGCCCAGCGTGCTCGGCCAGGGCTACATGCAAACCCCGGGCCTGCACGACGTCGAACAGGTGGCTGCGTGGCGTAAGGTCACCGCCGCAGTGCACGCCGCGGGCGGACGCATCTTCGCGCAACTCATGCACGCCGGCCGGGTCGGCCATCCAGTCCTGTACCCGAATGGTGAGCTGCCCCTTGGGCCTTCGCCGATCGCATCCGGCGGGAGCCTGTTCACCCCGGACGGCATGCTGGAGCACCCCATTCCCCGTGAGATGACCCGCGACGACATCGGCGATGCCGTCCGTGAACATGTCGACGCCGCGCGCAACGCCCTCGACGCCGGGTTCGACGGTGTCGAGTTGCACGGCGCCAACGGGTATCTCATCCACCAGTTCCTGGCCGACGGCAGCAACGAACGCGCCGACGAATACGGCGGATCGATCACCAACCGCATCCGCTTCGCCGTCGAAGTCGTCACCGCCGTCGCCGCGGCCATCGGACCGGAGCGCACCGGCCTGCGCATCTCACCGGCGGTCACCCTCAACGGCATCACCGAAAGCGACTCAGCCGAGCTGTATCCGGCACTCATGCGCGCACTCGCACCGATGGACCTCGCCTACGTACACGTGATGGAGATGGGCACCCGCCACCTGACCCGCCTCGTTCGCGCGGCATGGCCGGGCCTACTCGTCGTGAACCCGCACCCCACCGATCCCAGCACCCCAGCCACACCCGACCTCGCAGCGCAGGCCCTCGACTCCGGCATCGCCGACATGATCTCCCTCGGCACCTACTGGTTGGCCAACCCCGACCTCCCCGCCCGCATCCGCGCCGACGGCCCATACAACACCGCCGACCGCACCACCTTCTACGGAGGCGACCAGCACGGCTACACCGACTACCCGACGCTGGCAGACACCGGCACGCGGTAG
- a CDS encoding DHA2 family efflux MFS transporter permease subunit, translating into MARSPVGPIPARAWPTLLAVAFGVLVVALDGAVVAVASPSIAVALRADAAGIQWVVTAQSLATVGLAIPAGTLADKFGRKKVFLCGVAGFALCSLVCGLAGSIGFLIGARIAQGAFAALILPAALAIVRAAFPPSRLPTALGLFGSVTALASAGGPLLGGVLVEYAGWHWVFLINLPFGVLAVLLGAFVIRESAEPGSKRLDLAGAITATAAVVGLIWAITGAQEHGWASAWTLRYLALSALAFGSFLVIERVVAHPMVPPGLFRDRSFTAGLVLQALAQAALTGVVFGLMFYLQGVRALGGTAAAVALLPLTVTVVVAAPLAGVLTQKLGARTTLLLGAGAFAAAFASLLRLAPDSSMAEVVPSLLLVAVGAGLLMVASMEAILGNTPVGNAGVVGGVKQAALELGGTVGVAATSALLVSVVNSRFPNAVRTAFPSADPVAGRIADDPQVRQDVTLGFPPPARQHLSDQLGNVGARVPNPVDTVTDAAHHTFVFGLHVVCGAGLAIAVAAAALALLVRGRSSDNLAGQHDPEQTVATIGTLSSEGAVS; encoded by the coding sequence ATGGCGCGATCCCCGGTCGGACCGATTCCGGCGCGAGCCTGGCCGACCCTGCTCGCCGTGGCCTTCGGGGTGCTGGTGGTGGCGCTGGACGGTGCCGTCGTCGCCGTCGCGAGCCCGAGCATCGCCGTCGCCCTGCGGGCCGACGCGGCGGGCATCCAATGGGTGGTGACCGCACAATCGCTCGCGACGGTGGGCCTGGCCATCCCGGCGGGCACCCTGGCCGACAAATTCGGTCGCAAGAAGGTATTTCTTTGCGGCGTAGCCGGATTCGCGCTGTGCTCGCTGGTGTGCGGGCTCGCCGGTTCGATCGGATTCCTCATCGGCGCGCGAATCGCGCAGGGCGCCTTCGCCGCGCTGATCCTCCCCGCCGCACTGGCCATCGTCAGGGCCGCGTTCCCGCCGAGCCGGTTGCCGACGGCGCTCGGACTGTTCGGTTCGGTCACCGCGCTGGCCTCGGCGGGTGGTCCGCTGCTCGGCGGTGTGCTCGTCGAATACGCCGGTTGGCACTGGGTGTTCCTGATCAACCTGCCGTTCGGCGTGCTCGCTGTGTTGCTCGGCGCGTTCGTGATTCGCGAATCCGCCGAACCCGGGTCGAAGCGGCTGGACCTGGCGGGCGCGATCACGGCGACCGCCGCGGTGGTCGGCCTGATCTGGGCGATCACCGGAGCGCAGGAGCACGGCTGGGCGTCCGCGTGGACGCTGCGCTACCTGGCGCTCAGCGCGCTGGCGTTCGGCAGCTTCCTCGTGATCGAACGCGTCGTCGCACATCCCATGGTGCCGCCGGGTTTGTTCCGCGACCGTTCGTTCACCGCGGGCCTGGTGCTGCAGGCGCTGGCGCAGGCCGCGCTCACCGGGGTCGTCTTCGGGCTGATGTTCTATCTGCAAGGGGTGCGTGCGCTGGGCGGCACCGCGGCGGCCGTCGCGCTGCTGCCGCTCACCGTGACGGTCGTGGTCGCCGCGCCGCTGGCCGGGGTGCTTACCCAAAAGCTCGGCGCCAGAACAACATTGCTGCTCGGCGCCGGGGCATTCGCCGCGGCGTTCGCATCGCTGCTGCGCCTCGCCCCGGATTCCTCGATGGCGGAGGTGGTCCCGTCGCTGCTGCTCGTCGCGGTCGGCGCGGGATTGCTGATGGTGGCATCGATGGAGGCGATCCTGGGCAATACACCGGTCGGCAATGCGGGCGTCGTCGGGGGAGTGAAGCAAGCGGCGCTGGAATTGGGCGGCACCGTCGGGGTCGCCGCGACGAGTGCGCTGCTGGTGTCGGTGGTGAATTCCCGCTTTCCGAACGCGGTGCGCACCGCGTTCCCGTCAGCTGATCCCGTGGCCGGGCGGATCGCCGACGATCCGCAGGTGCGTCAGGATGTGACGCTCGGATTCCCGCCGCCCGCGCGACAGCACCTGTCCGACCAGCTCGGCAATGTCGGTGCGCGCGTGCCGAATCCCGTCGACACCGTCACCGATGCCGCGCACCACACCTTCGTTTTCGGCCTGCACGTCGTCTGCGGCGCGGGCCTCGCGATCGCCGTCGCGGCCGCGGCGCTCGCACTTCTCGTGCGCGGCCGTTCCTCGGATAATCTTGCCGGACAGCACGATCCGGAACAAACCGTGGCGACCATCGGAACCCTGAGTAGTGAAGGAGCTGTTTCATGA
- a CDS encoding TIGR03086 family metal-binding protein, which yields MTDFKTTVELLERALTQMGEVIAAIGAEQSEWPTPCEGWGVHTLVRHVVGQDLRNFAMSARGETVDWRAPAEELHGDWAAQFRTGAAALLEVWRGADHSVPAGADDAPLRNRLDQQIAELAMHAWDLARATDQRITLDPELAEHGLAWSRQMLRPEFRGPDKAFGFEVAVAPDAPAYDRLAGWFGRDPDWKSPH from the coding sequence ATGACCGATTTCAAGACAACCGTTGAGTTGCTGGAGCGGGCGTTGACGCAGATGGGCGAGGTTATCGCGGCGATCGGGGCCGAGCAATCGGAGTGGCCGACCCCTTGCGAAGGCTGGGGCGTGCACACCCTGGTCCGGCATGTCGTCGGCCAGGATCTCCGAAACTTCGCGATGTCGGCGCGCGGCGAGACGGTGGACTGGCGGGCACCGGCCGAGGAGCTTCACGGAGATTGGGCTGCGCAGTTCCGAACCGGCGCCGCCGCATTGCTGGAGGTCTGGCGCGGCGCCGACCACTCGGTCCCCGCCGGCGCCGATGACGCTCCGCTGCGCAATCGGCTGGACCAGCAGATCGCCGAATTGGCCATGCACGCTTGGGATCTCGCCCGAGCCACCGACCAGCGCATCACTCTGGACCCGGAACTCGCCGAGCACGGTCTGGCCTGGTCACGGCAGATGCTGCGCCCCGAATTCCGCGGTCCGGACAAGGCTTTCGGATTCGAGGTCGCCGTCGCCCCGGACGCCCCCGCCTACGACCGCCTCGCCGGCTGGTTCGGTCGCGATCCGGACTGGAAGTCGCCCCATTAG